The Actinocorallia herbida DNA window CTCCTCGGTCGCGACGGGCAGGACCGCGGTCTTCTCGATCTCGCGGTGGTCGCGGCCGAGCTGGTCGCAGTGCTCGAGCAGCCTGGTGATCTTCTGGCCCGCGTCGGCTCCGCCGAAGACGTTGAAGGCGTCGGCGTACTTCGCGGCGATGCGCAGGGTCGTCCGCTCTCCGCCGCCGCCGACGAGGACCCGCGGCGAGGAGACCGGGCGCGGCTCGTTCAGCGTGCTGGCGAGCTGGTAGTGCTGGCCCAGATAGGACGAGGTGCTCTCGCTCCACATCTGGAGGCAGATCTCCAGCGTCTCCTCGAGGCGGGCGAAGCGCTCGCGCTGCGGGGCGAACGGGAGCCCGAGGCCCTGGGCCTCCTCGTCGTTCCAGCCCGCGCCGATGCCCAGCCAGGCCCTGCCACCCGACAGCACGTCGAGGGTGGTGACCATCTTGGCGAGCAGGCCGGGCGCGCGGTACGTCGCCGCGGTGACGAGCGTCTGGAGCTCGATCTTCCGGGTCTGCCCGGCGAGGAAGCCGAGCGCCGTGTAGGCCTCCAGCATCGGCTCGTTCTCCTCGCCGATGAGGCTGATCTGCCACAGGTGGTCGGTGAGGCTGAGCCTGGCGAAACCGGCGTCCTCGGCCGTCCGCGCGACGCGGGTCAGCGCGCCGGCCATCTGCCGGGGCTCGCCGAAGCTCGCGTAGTCGTTGATGTGCAGGGCAAGTCTCATGGGGTGCTCCGGGCCTCCCCGCTGCGTTGCGGGATAATTCGATATGCATCCATCTATCGCATCATTGCGCACCGACCGGGGCGGACGCAATGGGTCGGGCGAGACGAGACGGGTGGATCGATGGATCACACGGGGCCAGGATCGGCACCGCCGGATGCTTGACAGACCGGACATACCGT harbors:
- a CDS encoding LLM class F420-dependent oxidoreductase — encoded protein: MRLALHINDYASFGEPRQMAGALTRVARTAEDAGFARLSLTDHLWQISLIGEENEPMLEAYTALGFLAGQTRKIELQTLVTAATYRAPGLLAKMVTTLDVLSGGRAWLGIGAGWNDEEAQGLGLPFAPQRERFARLEETLEICLQMWSESTSSYLGQHYQLASTLNEPRPVSSPRVLVGGGGERTTLRIAAKYADAFNVFGGADAGQKITRLLEHCDQLGRDHREIEKTAVLPVATEEAGWVDALMGELDRLHRTGFTTVYCALPAVASLTPLETLGTKVIPEISQW